One segment of Corynebacterium atrinae DNA contains the following:
- a CDS encoding acetyl/propionyl/methylcrotonyl-CoA carboxylase subunit alpha, with product MAVETKKITKVLVANRGEIAVRVIRAAKDAGIASVAVYAEPDADAPFVALADEAFALGGQSSAESYLVFDKILDAAAKAGADAIHPGYGFLSENADFAQAVIDAGLIWIGPPPSAIADLGDKVTARHIAERADAPMAPGTKDPVANADEVVAFAEEHGLPIAIKAAFGGGGRGMKVAYEMGEVAELFESATREAVSAFGRGECFVERYLDKARHVEAQVLADQHGNVVVMGTRDCSLQRRFQKLVEEAPAPFLSDEQRAAIHESAKAICREAGYFGAGTVEYLVGADGLISFLEVNTRLQVEHPVTEETTGVDLVREQFRIAEGQELRFTEDPTPRGHSFEFRINGEDAGNNFMPAPGSVTEYVQPNGPGVRVDSGVTKGSVIGGQFDSMLAKLIVTGEDRDQALQRARRALDEFIVEGMPTVLPFHRHIVSNEAFVGDGESFDIYTKWIEEEWDNPLEPFVDPADADDEDEAVPAQKIVVEVDGRRVEIALPGDLALGGGAAPKKKAKKRRSGGGGSGASGDAVAAPMQGTVIKVNVTEGAEVAEGDVILVLEAMKMENPVKAHKSGVVTGLAVEAGAGVTKGQVLLEIK from the coding sequence GTGGCAGTTGAGACCAAGAAGATCACGAAGGTCCTCGTGGCTAACCGCGGCGAGATCGCCGTCCGCGTGATCCGAGCCGCCAAGGATGCGGGCATCGCCAGCGTCGCCGTCTACGCCGAGCCGGACGCGGATGCACCGTTCGTCGCCCTGGCCGACGAAGCCTTCGCTCTCGGTGGCCAGAGCTCCGCCGAGTCCTACCTCGTCTTCGACAAGATTCTCGACGCCGCCGCGAAGGCCGGCGCCGACGCCATTCACCCCGGCTACGGCTTCCTCTCCGAGAACGCGGACTTCGCCCAGGCCGTCATTGATGCCGGTCTAATTTGGATCGGCCCGCCGCCGTCCGCCATCGCCGATCTAGGCGATAAGGTCACCGCTCGCCACATCGCCGAGCGGGCCGATGCCCCGATGGCACCGGGTACTAAGGATCCGGTGGCCAACGCCGACGAGGTCGTCGCCTTCGCCGAGGAGCATGGCCTGCCCATCGCCATCAAGGCTGCTTTCGGTGGCGGTGGCCGCGGTATGAAGGTCGCCTACGAGATGGGCGAGGTCGCGGAGCTCTTCGAATCCGCCACCCGTGAGGCCGTCTCTGCCTTCGGTCGCGGCGAGTGCTTCGTCGAGCGCTACCTGGACAAGGCCCGCCACGTCGAGGCGCAGGTCTTGGCCGATCAGCACGGCAACGTCGTCGTCATGGGCACCCGTGACTGTTCCCTGCAGCGCCGTTTCCAGAAGCTCGTCGAGGAGGCCCCGGCCCCGTTCCTGAGCGATGAGCAGCGCGCCGCCATCCACGAGTCCGCCAAGGCGATTTGCCGCGAGGCTGGCTACTTCGGTGCCGGCACCGTGGAGTACCTCGTCGGTGCGGATGGCCTCATCTCCTTCTTGGAGGTCAACACTCGTCTGCAGGTGGAGCACCCCGTCACCGAGGAGACCACCGGCGTGGACCTCGTGCGCGAGCAGTTCCGCATCGCGGAGGGCCAGGAGTTGCGCTTCACCGAGGATCCGACCCCGCGCGGCCATTCCTTCGAGTTCCGCATCAACGGCGAGGACGCGGGCAACAACTTCATGCCCGCTCCGGGTTCCGTCACCGAGTACGTCCAGCCCAACGGCCCGGGCGTGCGCGTGGATTCCGGTGTGACCAAGGGTTCGGTCATTGGCGGCCAGTTCGACTCTATGCTGGCCAAGCTCATCGTCACCGGTGAGGACCGCGATCAGGCGCTGCAGCGGGCACGCCGCGCGCTCGACGAGTTCATCGTCGAGGGCATGCCCACCGTGCTCCCCTTCCACCGCCACATTGTCTCCAACGAGGCCTTTGTCGGCGATGGTGAATCCTTCGACATCTACACCAAGTGGATTGAGGAGGAGTGGGATAACCCGCTGGAGCCTTTCGTTGATCCGGCTGATGCCGACGATGAGGACGAGGCGGTGCCCGCGCAGAAGATCGTCGTCGAGGTGGATGGCCGCCGCGTCGAGATCGCCCTTCCCGGTGATCTGGCACTGGGTGGCGGGGCTGCCCCGAAGAAGAAGGCCAAGAAGCGTCGCTCTGGCGGCGGTGGCTCGGGTGCGTCCGGCGACGCTGTCGCCGCGCCGATGCAGGGCACTGTCATCAAGGTCAACGTGACCGAGGGTGCTGAGGTCGCCGAGGGCGACGTCATCCTCGTTCTCGAGGCCATGAAAATGGAGAACCCCGTCAAGGCACACAAGTCCGGTGTGGTCACCGGCTTGGCCGTTGAGGCCGGGGCGGGCGTAACCAAGGGTCAGGTCCTGCTCGAGATTAAGTAG
- a CDS encoding sulfurtransferase: MDTPFDPYPQFQEYAHPERLVSAAWLSARLGSPGLRVVESDEDTLLYDIGHLPGAVRIDWRNDLNDPVTRDFIDGEAFARLMSEKGISRDDTVVIYGDQANWWASYTLWVFELFGHPDVRLLDGGRDAWMAEERDTSFMVPDYPATDYPVVERDDASSRALVDEVRGAIDTELLIDVRSPEEFAGTADASSAPTLRRGHIPSAKNFPWDTTVHPNSRFRSCEELTEIYGDLKAQDPTILYCHLGDRSAHTWFVLKYLLGFSNVRNYDGSWSEWGNMARMPIELGE; the protein is encoded by the coding sequence GTGGACACTCCCTTTGACCCGTATCCCCAGTTCCAGGAGTATGCCCATCCGGAGCGCCTGGTGTCTGCCGCCTGGCTGTCCGCTCGTTTGGGCAGCCCCGGTTTGCGTGTGGTCGAGTCTGATGAAGACACCTTGTTGTACGACATCGGCCATCTTCCCGGCGCTGTGCGTATTGATTGGCGTAATGATCTCAATGATCCCGTCACGCGTGATTTCATTGATGGTGAGGCTTTTGCCCGCCTCATGAGCGAGAAGGGCATTAGCCGCGACGATACCGTCGTTATTTATGGCGACCAGGCCAACTGGTGGGCCTCCTACACGCTGTGGGTCTTCGAGCTTTTCGGTCACCCGGATGTGCGGCTGCTAGACGGTGGGCGCGACGCTTGGATGGCCGAGGAGCGTGACACGTCCTTCATGGTCCCAGATTATCCGGCTACCGATTACCCGGTCGTTGAACGCGATGATGCCTCCTCCCGCGCGTTGGTGGATGAGGTGCGCGGGGCCATCGACACGGAATTGCTTATCGACGTCCGCTCGCCCGAAGAGTTCGCCGGAACCGCCGATGCTAGCTCGGCCCCAACGTTGCGTCGGGGACATATCCCCTCCGCGAAAAACTTCCCCTGGGACACGACGGTTCACCCGAATTCCCGTTTCCGTTCGTGCGAAGAGCTGACGGAGATCTACGGAGATCTCAAGGCCCAGGATCCGACAATCCTCTACTGCCATTTGGGCGATCGCTCGGCCCACACGTGGTTCGTGCTCAAGTATTTGCTCGGCTTTAGCAATGTCCGAAATTACGATGGTTCATGGTCGGAATGGGGCAATATGGCCCGCATGCCGATCGAGCTGGGAGAATAA
- a CDS encoding pyruvate carboxylase has protein sequence MLGKDSNVATYIPPAFKKVLVANRGEIAVRAFRAAFETGSSTVAVYPVEDRNSFHRSFASEAVRIGTEGSPVKAYLDIDEIIRAAKKSHADAVYPGYGFLSENAQLARECAENGITFIGPPPEVLDLTGDKSAAVEAAKKAGLPVLQDSEPSEDIDELVEMSKDFTFPIFVKAVAGGGGRGMRFVEKPEDVAQLAAEASREAEAAFGDGHVYLERAVINPQHIEVQILADHTGDVIHLYERDCSLQRRHQKVVEIAPAQHLDPKLRDKICADAVRFCQTIGYQCAGTVEFLVDEKGNHVFIEMNPRIQVEHTVTEEVTSIDLVKAQMNLAAGATLKELGLTQDKIKLHGAALQCRITTEDPSNNFRPDTGTITAYRSPGGAGVRLDGAASLGGEISPNFDSMLVKMTCRGATFEIAVARAQRALNEFTVSGVATNIGFLRALLREDDFQHHRISTNFINDHIHLLSAPPADDEPGRILNYLADVTVNRPHGKRPTKVRPAKKLPPRNDGPMPRGSRDLLRDLGPEKFAKHLREQDALAVTDTTFRDAHQSLLATRLRSSALVAAAPHVGRLTPQLLSVEAWGGATYDVAMRFLFEDPWQRLDMLREAMPNVNIQMLLRGRNTVGYTAYPDSVCRAFVKEAASSGIDIFRIFDALNDVSQMRPAIDAVLETGDTVAEVAMAYSGNLLDPNENLYTLDYYLKLAEEIVGTGAHILAIKDMAGLLRPAAAAKLVSALRREFDLPVHVHTHDTAGGQLATYYAAAQAGADAVDGASAPLAGTTSQPSLSAIVAAFANTHRDTGISLDAVSDLEPYWEAVRQLYAPFEAGVPGPTGRVYKHEIPGGQLSNLRTQAKALGLEDRFELIEDNYAAVNEMLGRPTKVTPSSKVVGDLALHLVGAGVDPHDFALDPQKYDIPDSVIDFLRGGLGNPPGGWPLLREKALAGRGEGTKGLVDVNPEDEAKLESPDRDERRITLNRLLFPKQAAEFFEHRRQYGNTEALEDRVFFYGLEEGEESIIRFASDVGTPPMVVRLDAVGEPDEKGMRQVVANVNGQIRPMKVRDRNAESVTASAEKADPTIAGHVAAPFAGVVSITVQVGDEVKAGDPIAVIEAMKMEATITATVDGTIERLALAKATKVEGGDLIVVIG, from the coding sequence ATGCTTGGAAAGGACTCCAACGTGGCTACCTACATCCCACCAGCATTCAAGAAGGTACTCGTCGCCAACCGCGGCGAAATTGCCGTGCGTGCCTTCCGTGCCGCCTTTGAAACTGGTTCCTCCACCGTCGCGGTGTACCCAGTCGAAGACCGCAATTCTTTCCACCGATCCTTCGCCTCCGAGGCGGTTCGAATCGGTACGGAGGGTTCCCCGGTTAAGGCCTACCTGGACATCGATGAGATTATCCGCGCGGCAAAGAAGTCGCATGCGGATGCCGTCTACCCGGGCTACGGATTCCTTTCCGAAAACGCCCAGCTTGCCCGCGAATGCGCCGAGAACGGGATCACCTTCATCGGCCCGCCGCCGGAGGTCCTCGACCTGACCGGTGACAAGTCGGCTGCCGTGGAAGCGGCGAAGAAGGCGGGCCTGCCGGTCCTGCAGGATTCAGAGCCTTCCGAGGACATCGACGAATTGGTCGAGATGTCGAAGGATTTCACCTTCCCCATCTTCGTCAAAGCCGTGGCCGGTGGCGGCGGACGTGGCATGCGTTTCGTAGAAAAGCCCGAGGACGTGGCCCAGTTGGCCGCCGAGGCCTCCCGCGAGGCAGAGGCTGCCTTCGGCGATGGCCATGTCTACCTGGAGCGGGCGGTGATTAACCCGCAGCACATTGAGGTGCAGATCCTCGCCGACCACACGGGCGATGTCATCCACCTCTACGAGCGCGACTGCTCCCTGCAGCGCCGCCACCAGAAGGTTGTGGAGATCGCCCCGGCACAGCACCTCGACCCCAAGCTGCGGGACAAGATTTGCGCGGATGCCGTGCGGTTCTGCCAGACGATTGGCTACCAGTGCGCCGGAACCGTTGAGTTCCTCGTTGATGAAAAGGGCAACCACGTCTTCATCGAGATGAACCCCCGCATCCAGGTCGAGCACACCGTGACCGAGGAGGTCACCTCCATCGACTTGGTCAAGGCGCAGATGAACCTCGCCGCCGGTGCGACTCTGAAGGAACTGGGTCTGACCCAGGACAAGATCAAGCTCCACGGCGCGGCCCTGCAGTGCCGCATCACCACCGAAGACCCCTCCAACAACTTCCGCCCGGACACCGGCACCATCACCGCGTACCGCTCCCCGGGTGGCGCGGGTGTGCGTCTCGACGGCGCGGCCTCCCTCGGCGGTGAGATCTCCCCGAACTTCGATTCCATGCTGGTCAAGATGACCTGCCGTGGTGCCACCTTCGAAATTGCCGTGGCTCGCGCGCAGCGTGCGCTCAACGAGTTCACCGTCTCTGGCGTGGCCACCAACATCGGCTTCCTCCGCGCCCTGCTCCGCGAGGATGATTTCCAGCACCACCGCATCTCCACCAACTTCATCAACGACCACATTCACCTGCTGTCGGCCCCGCCGGCCGATGATGAGCCGGGTCGTATCCTTAACTACCTGGCCGATGTGACCGTCAACCGTCCGCACGGCAAGCGCCCCACCAAGGTGCGCCCGGCGAAGAAGCTGCCGCCGCGTAATGATGGTCCGATGCCGCGCGGTTCGCGCGACCTCCTGCGAGACCTGGGTCCGGAGAAGTTTGCCAAGCACCTGCGCGAGCAGGACGCCCTGGCCGTCACGGACACTACTTTCCGTGATGCCCACCAGTCCCTGTTGGCCACCCGCCTGCGCTCCTCCGCGCTCGTGGCTGCCGCCCCGCACGTCGGTCGCCTGACCCCACAGTTGCTGTCCGTGGAGGCGTGGGGCGGTGCCACCTACGACGTTGCCATGCGCTTCCTCTTCGAGGACCCGTGGCAGCGCTTGGACATGCTGCGTGAGGCTATGCCCAACGTCAACATTCAGATGCTGCTCCGTGGACGCAACACCGTTGGATACACCGCGTACCCGGATTCGGTGTGCCGCGCCTTCGTCAAGGAGGCCGCATCCTCGGGCATCGATATCTTCCGCATCTTCGACGCGCTGAACGACGTCTCGCAGATGCGACCGGCTATCGACGCCGTCCTAGAGACCGGCGACACCGTCGCCGAGGTTGCGATGGCGTACTCGGGCAACCTGCTCGACCCGAATGAAAACCTCTACACGCTGGATTACTACCTCAAGCTGGCCGAAGAAATCGTGGGCACCGGTGCTCACATCCTCGCCATCAAGGACATGGCTGGTCTGCTCCGCCCCGCGGCCGCTGCCAAGCTGGTCTCCGCACTGCGCCGTGAGTTCGACCTGCCCGTCCACGTCCACACCCACGACACCGCGGGTGGCCAGCTGGCCACCTACTACGCCGCTGCCCAGGCAGGTGCCGACGCCGTCGATGGCGCCTCCGCCCCGCTCGCCGGCACCACGTCCCAGCCCTCGCTGTCCGCCATCGTCGCGGCCTTCGCCAACACCCACCGCGACACGGGCATCTCCCTCGACGCCGTCTCCGACCTCGAGCCCTACTGGGAAGCCGTCCGCCAGCTCTACGCCCCCTTCGAGGCGGGCGTACCTGGCCCAACCGGCCGCGTGTACAAGCACGAGATCCCCGGCGGCCAGCTGTCCAACCTGCGTACGCAGGCCAAGGCCCTCGGCCTGGAGGACCGCTTCGAGCTCATCGAGGACAACTACGCGGCCGTCAACGAGATGCTGGGCCGCCCGACCAAGGTGACCCCGTCCTCCAAGGTTGTCGGCGACCTCGCCCTGCACCTCGTCGGTGCCGGGGTGGATCCGCACGACTTCGCGCTTGACCCGCAGAAGTACGACATCCCGGACTCGGTCATCGACTTCCTCCGCGGCGGCCTGGGCAACCCGCCCGGTGGCTGGCCGTTGCTGCGCGAGAAGGCGCTGGCTGGTCGCGGGGAAGGCACCAAGGGTCTCGTCGATGTCAATCCCGAAGACGAGGCCAAGCTGGAGAGCCCGGATCGCGACGAGCGCCGCATTACACTCAACCGCCTGCTCTTCCCGAAGCAGGCCGCGGAGTTCTTCGAGCACCGCCGTCAGTACGGCAACACCGAGGCCCTGGAGGACCGCGTCTTCTTCTACGGCCTGGAGGAGGGCGAGGAAAGCATCATCCGCTTCGCCTCCGATGTGGGGACTCCGCCGATGGTCGTGCGTCTCGACGCCGTCGGCGAGCCCGACGAGAAGGGCATGCGCCAGGTCGTTGCCAACGTCAACGGACAGATCCGTCCGATGAAGGTCCGCGACCGCAACGCCGAGTCCGTCACCGCCTCCGCGGAGAAGGCCGATCCGACGATCGCCGGACACGTAGCTGCCCCGTTTGCCGGCGTAGTCTCCATCACCGTGCAGGTGGGCGACGAGGTCAAGGCCGGCGATCCGATCGCGGTCATCGAGGCCATGAAGATGGAAGCCACCATCACCGCCACGGTCGACGGCACCATCGAGCGCCTGGCCCTAGCCAAGGCCACCAAGGTCGAGGGCGGCGACTTGATCGTCGTCATCGGCTAG
- a CDS encoding arsenic resistance protein codes for MVAFLERWQVPLLIVALGLGVLIAPLGDVTPAINPVLMALLYATFLAVPLRALRAALIDVRFLTALLILNFVVVPVVVFALSRFVASDPVLLLGVLLVLLAPCIDYVIVFSGLAGAANERLLAAAPILMLVQMLLIPVYVRLLGGPTDLIEAGPFLEALVLFIVIPLGLAACTQWLKLSQIMVAMNGLMVPLMMLTLMVVVASQIGGVEASMLTVVPIYVAFVAFMVPLGKIVGRLFGQDVPATRALVFSGVTRNSLVVLPLALAVPGVAPVVVTQTLVELVAMVILVRFVPRMVPKR; via the coding sequence ATGGTCGCATTCCTGGAGCGCTGGCAGGTCCCCCTGCTCATCGTGGCGTTGGGCCTGGGCGTGCTCATCGCCCCGCTTGGTGATGTCACGCCGGCTATCAATCCGGTTCTCATGGCGTTGCTCTACGCCACGTTCCTGGCGGTTCCGTTGCGTGCCCTGCGGGCTGCGCTTATCGACGTCCGTTTCCTCACCGCCCTGCTCATCCTCAACTTTGTGGTGGTCCCGGTCGTCGTCTTCGCGCTGTCGCGTTTCGTCGCCAGTGACCCGGTGTTGTTGCTGGGCGTGCTGTTGGTGCTGCTGGCGCCCTGCATCGACTACGTGATCGTGTTCTCGGGGCTGGCGGGCGCGGCGAATGAGCGCCTGTTGGCGGCGGCCCCGATCCTCATGCTCGTCCAGATGCTGCTCATCCCGGTGTACGTGCGGCTGCTGGGCGGACCGACGGATCTCATCGAGGCGGGCCCTTTCCTTGAGGCGTTGGTTCTGTTCATCGTCATTCCGCTGGGATTGGCGGCTTGTACGCAGTGGCTCAAGCTGTCGCAGATCATGGTGGCGATGAATGGGCTCATGGTCCCGTTGATGATGCTGACGTTGATGGTTGTCGTCGCCTCGCAGATCGGGGGAGTGGAGGCGTCGATGCTCACGGTGGTGCCCATCTATGTGGCTTTCGTGGCTTTCATGGTTCCCTTGGGAAAGATCGTGGGGCGGCTCTTTGGCCAAGATGTCCCCGCGACGAGGGCGCTCGTCTTTTCGGGCGTGACGAGGAATTCTCTCGTCGTCTTGCCGCTGGCCCTGGCGGTGCCGGGCGTCGCGCCGGTGGTGGTGACGCAGACGCTCGTGGAGCTGGTGGCCATGGTGATCTTGGTTCGATTCGTCCCGAGGATGGTGCCGAAAAGGTGA
- a CDS encoding Cj0069 family protein: protein MNKAIVVFEVEGGSDKYIDGHRKDTMPIVNAIKEAGWHAEVVFFRPEWTEDLFTYVSENFGGYISRVNPGNIPGGEKGYFDLLTRLSDAGLVGMSTPAEMMAYGAKDALVKLNDTDLVPADTAAYYDVESFHNTFPTSLSYGERVLKQNRGSTGSGIWRVQLEDKDLAASVEPGTALPLDTKLKATEAVDNHTEIRELGEFMDFCDQYIIGDNGMLVDMRFMPRIVEGEIRILLVGPHPVFVVHKKPAAGGDNFSATLFSGAKYTYDKPEAWQELVDQFADARPVIAEKLGGDNIPLIWTADFMLADGEDGSDTYVLGEINCSCVGFTSELDMGIQELVAKEAIGRVEAKA, encoded by the coding sequence GTGAACAAGGCTATCGTCGTCTTCGAGGTCGAGGGCGGATCTGACAAGTACATCGACGGTCACCGCAAGGACACCATGCCGATCGTCAATGCCATCAAGGAGGCCGGCTGGCACGCCGAGGTTGTCTTCTTCCGCCCTGAATGGACCGAGGACCTGTTCACCTATGTTTCCGAGAACTTTGGTGGCTACATCTCCCGCGTTAATCCCGGCAACATTCCCGGCGGCGAGAAGGGCTACTTCGACCTGCTGACCCGTCTGTCTGACGCGGGCCTCGTGGGTATGTCCACCCCGGCCGAGATGATGGCCTACGGCGCCAAGGACGCCCTGGTCAAGCTCAACGACACCGATCTCGTTCCGGCCGACACTGCCGCCTACTACGACGTCGAAAGCTTCCACAACACCTTCCCCACGTCGCTGTCCTACGGCGAGCGCGTACTCAAGCAGAACCGCGGCTCCACCGGCTCCGGAATCTGGCGCGTCCAGCTCGAAGACAAAGACCTCGCCGCCTCCGTCGAACCGGGCACCGCCCTGCCGCTGGACACCAAGCTCAAGGCCACCGAAGCCGTGGACAATCACACCGAGATCCGTGAGCTCGGCGAGTTCATGGACTTCTGCGACCAGTACATCATCGGCGACAACGGCATGCTCGTGGATATGCGCTTCATGCCGCGCATCGTCGAAGGTGAAATCCGCATCCTCCTCGTCGGCCCGCACCCCGTCTTCGTCGTGCACAAGAAGCCGGCCGCCGGTGGCGACAACTTCTCCGCCACCCTGTTCTCCGGCGCTAAGTACACCTACGACAAGCCCGAGGCCTGGCAGGAACTCGTTGACCAGTTCGCCGACGCCCGCCCCGTCATCGCGGAGAAGCTCGGCGGCGACAACATCCCGCTGATCTGGACCGCCGACTTCATGCTTGCCGATGGTGAAGACGGCTCCGATACCTACGTGCTCGGCGAGATCAACTGCTCCTGCGTCGGCTTCACCTCCGAGCTGGACATGGGCATTCAGGAGCTCGTGGCCAAGGAAGCGATCGGCCGCGTGGAGGCTAAGGCTTAA
- a CDS encoding PadR family transcriptional regulator, which translates to MSEFHHHHPHSHHEHREHRGRGGRRHGRGRGGRAGRGDLKNVILSLLAEQPMHGYQIIATIAERTEQRWTPSAGAIYPRLAMLEDEGLITITVDNGRKMATLTDLGRETVDKRTEDGDILDAYRDPEQPGGPHSERRAAFRRLKEAVRGTDDDNTERIVEILQEATDKIEAL; encoded by the coding sequence ATGAGCGAGTTTCACCATCACCACCCGCACTCCCACCACGAGCATCGGGAGCACCGCGGCCGCGGAGGTCGGCGTCATGGACGCGGACGCGGCGGTCGCGCAGGTCGGGGCGACCTGAAAAATGTCATCCTCTCCCTCCTGGCGGAGCAGCCGATGCACGGCTACCAGATCATCGCCACGATCGCGGAGCGCACCGAGCAGCGCTGGACCCCCAGCGCCGGCGCCATTTACCCGCGCTTGGCCATGTTGGAAGACGAGGGCCTCATCACCATCACCGTCGACAACGGTCGCAAGATGGCGACGTTGACTGACCTGGGACGAGAGACCGTCGATAAGCGAACCGAAGACGGCGACATTCTGGATGCCTACCGTGACCCCGAACAACCCGGCGGCCCACACAGCGAACGGAGGGCGGCGTTTCGCCGCCTGAAGGAGGCCGTCCGCGGCACCGACGATGATAACACCGAGCGGATCGTCGAGATCCTGCAAGAGGCTACTGACAAGATCGAAGCCCTTTAA
- a CDS encoding DUF3151 domain-containing protein, whose translation MELNDMLAPPPVTLPADPAADLDPASSDAAFAHPDSPLIWATRAERALADASSDEDKLVAYAYARTGYHRSLDRLRANKWKGWGPVPWDHEPNQPVLRAIAALAQAAALIGETDEYDRCRQMLSDADPGAVERLLP comes from the coding sequence ATGGAACTCAACGACATGCTCGCACCGCCCCCAGTGACACTGCCTGCCGACCCAGCGGCCGACCTAGATCCGGCTTCCTCGGACGCCGCCTTCGCCCACCCCGACAGCCCCCTCATCTGGGCAACCCGCGCTGAACGCGCCCTCGCTGACGCCTCCAGCGATGAGGACAAGCTCGTGGCCTACGCCTACGCCCGCACCGGCTACCACCGCTCCCTGGACCGCTTGCGCGCCAACAAGTGGAAGGGCTGGGGCCCGGTGCCGTGGGATCACGAGCCGAACCAACCGGTCCTGCGTGCCATTGCCGCCCTTGCACAAGCGGCCGCACTCATCGGGGAAACCGACGAGTACGACCGCTGCCGTCAAATGCTTTCCGACGCCGACCCCGGCGCCGTCGAGCGTCTCCTGCCTTAA
- a CDS encoding GNAT family N-acetyltransferase — protein sequence MADFHLRPATESDRTYLERLFHLADVWGDESQTPGEGYADDLGMYVDSWTPDQGGIIAYQHRVPAGGLWLRSGTDRRPPYGFVAEDIPELAIAVEAAFGGQGLGGQLLNAALDLAREQGRRGLSLAVDDGNERARRLYEKIGFEVAEERPELSTTTMVTYF from the coding sequence ATGGCTGACTTCCACCTGCGCCCCGCAACCGAATCCGACCGGACCTACCTGGAACGACTGTTTCACCTGGCCGACGTGTGGGGTGATGAGTCCCAGACCCCGGGCGAGGGCTACGCCGATGACCTGGGCATGTACGTCGATTCTTGGACTCCGGACCAGGGCGGCATCATCGCCTATCAGCATCGCGTGCCCGCCGGAGGACTGTGGTTGCGCTCGGGCACGGACCGTCGCCCACCCTACGGATTCGTCGCCGAGGACATCCCCGAACTAGCCATCGCGGTGGAGGCCGCTTTCGGCGGCCAAGGACTAGGCGGCCAGCTCCTCAACGCCGCCCTTGATCTCGCCCGCGAACAAGGCCGCCGAGGCCTTTCGCTAGCAGTCGACGATGGCAACGAACGCGCCCGGCGCCTCTACGAAAAAATCGGCTTCGAAGTGGCCGAGGAACGCCCCGAGCTAAGCACCACGACCATGGTCACCTACTTCTAG